ACGATGATGCTAGGCCATCGTAGGACTTTTTGAACAACCTCTATAATGAATATTGTTATATTTTTCCAAAGAAGGAGCTAATATAGAACCCACTACATAACGATCATGTTATTCTAACTTATATGAATTAATACTTCATGTAAGTGTTTAGGTTCATTTAATGATATAATTTAAAGATAATAAAAAATATTGAACGGGGGCTACAGATGAATTACGGAACATGTTACTATTGTGGAAGAACATTTCAATCGTTTGAATTATCATCACTTCCCAATACTGATTCTCAATCTTCACAAAAAGAATATTGTCCTGAATGTTACTCTGAAGTGGTAGAACGACTTAAAGAGGAATCTGAAAAAGATACTGATCGTACATCCTAAAACTAATTAAAATATCTATAATAAAGCCATCTTCGAAAACAAAGGTGGCTTATAGTCGTTTGAAATATTATAAATATACCCTATAGAGAAAACCTCATCCTATCTCCTTCATAAAGTTTTCTTCAAAAAATCTCTATCGATGATGTTCAGGTGGTTTATTCGTTTCAATTTTTTTTGTGAAAAGGTTGTTTGAATGATTTTCTTCTACCATTGAATAAGATTTAGTCTCTTGAAAAATATTTTTTATTTCTTGTAATTGTTCTAAAAGCTGATGAAATTCTTTCATTGTTATGGGTTTAGCCTCTAGCGTTAATTCAACCCCGATTGTTCCGTTAGGTTCTAATGTTGCCCATTTGACATCCGTTATTTCACTAACTCCCTTGTTTCTTAAATTCATTTCTAATTCATCTACTGTCATTCGTACATGTTTAAAATTAGTTTCAATTATTTTTCCATTTTCAATCAGAATCTTTGATTTCCCCGATAGCATCTTTTCAAACCAATCAAACTTCAACTGAAGATATTCAATTATAATTAATGTGAGTACCAGAACAAACCCTATTAAAATGGTTATCCATAAATCCTTTCCAGAAACGGGTCTTATTAATAAAGGACCAATTGCAATCATAATAACTGTTTGGGATAATGTCATTTGCGAAATTGATTTTCTTCCAGCAATTCTTAACAACATGGTACCAGCGAAAACAATGAGCACGGTTTTCCATATCCAATCGAACTCCATTTCCTCAACTCCTTTACCTTTTTGATGAACCTATTTTTCTATACTTTTTGTTTCATATGCTTCTATTATTCATTTTCAATGAAAGGGAATTTAGTGAGTCTATTCCTCCTTTGATATCCATTTCACTACTTTCATATACATTATTTTCAGAAAAGATTAATATAATTACAGCCATTGAATCGTTTACATACACTTTTACAAAATATATTTCTAAATTTGAAATGGAGGTATCAAAAAAAAGCCCCAAAAGGGACTTATATGTCTTTCTAACCTTCGCTTTAGTCATTATGCATTGTGAATAGCGATTGAACTAATCTTCCATTGACCTTCAATATTTTGAACCCAATAAGATGTCGGCTCTTTTTCATATACTTCGTCATTACTGTTAATTCGAGTCCAAGTTACATTAATTAGAGCTGCTCTTGGATTAAATACCGTTACAACTCTGTTGCTTTCAAATGTATCTTTATGATTGTGATTATTAAAATTATCCAGTTGTGCTTTTAACAACGCATGTGCTTCTTCGTGAGAATGGGTTGCGATGTAATTTGAGTCCTTTGTAAAAGAGAATGTTACATTAAAGAAGTTTAGGAGTTGAGAAATATCTTCTGGTCGGTTTCTAATCTGATCAAGAAAGGTCTCAATATAGCTATCAAACCACTTTTTTATTGATTCTTCTGTTGTTACCATAGTATTTTGCATAATAAAAACTCCTTTCGTGTACTAAATAAATTTTAACATCTACATATATATATTTTATTGATATAGAAAAAAAATTCAATAAATATACATAAAATTACCGCTAATACATGCATCCAAAAGGCGGAGCCTTGGATTTGTACCAGCGGTATACAGAAAATATTTAATTTGTGGGTGAAATGTGGGTGTTTTGTTCAACCCCAACACTCCACCCTTTATATATCAAGGCTATCCAATACTACCTTCCATTTCAAATTTAATTAATGGAGGTTTTCAAACTAAATTAAAACGGTCGTAAAATACTGATAAATAAAGGTTTTTAATTACTTGGATATCAAATCAAATCATTTTACATTGAAATGAACCGGCACAAAATCGGCACGAAGTCGGCACAAACTAAAAATCACATTACTTCTCATTATATATATCGGTTTTTAGATAAGTTTTTTCTTATAAGAATTTTTCAACATCAATATCTTTCCCTAACTTGTTCAACCCTTTATTAATTTTAACAATGGTTGAGTATTTAGGTTTGTAATCTTTATCATTACAAAGTTTTGATATTGTGGGGCGTCCTAACTGGGACGCTTTTTCTAACTTCAATTGGTTAATGTCCTCCTGTTTATCTAACCAACGTCCGAACTTTGTTCTACTCTTCCCCAATCCAAACAACTTCTCACTCTCCTTTATGTTTTTTATCTCCATTCTAGCCATTATGTACGTTTTTTAAACTTTAGAAAAAAAAGTTACATAATGGACAAGCGATAGTTAATATCCTTTAACAAGACGTCAAAACAAGGCGTCTACAACTAAAGGAGGGAATCAACATGAATGAAGAATTAGCGTTGTTATTGATCGAGTGCGAGGACGTCTACCTCACAGAAGAGGGACGTCAACTATTAGGAGAGATACTTAACGATATAAAATGTTCAGAAAATATCGTAAAGGAAAAAGCGTCATGAGTTATCGTCCGACCGTCAGATACGATAAAAGATATAAAAAGTATGTGGATAAACTTTTTAAAGCGCCAACATTAGATCGTAACCAAATTATCAGATTAGCTCTTTTCACCGCTGCACACTCAAGGGATTTTTTTAAACGTGATCCAACAATATAAAAGAATAGACGTCCCTCTCCCCTCTCCATCGTGGAATATAGGTGATACCGATTTATGGCGGTATAAGAGTGCACCAGAGATAAATGAGAAGGGGGACGTCAGCAATGTTATCGATCGAAGAACAAATGAGGTTGAAAAAGTTAGCGGAGATCCTAGACGGTCAGGTGACAGACTCGCCCAAAAGCAAAAGACGGAACTACGTGGACGACAGACTGAGGGACGTTCTGGGGAGATTCATGAGCACAGAATCATCAATCAAGGAGGAATCCGAATTAAATTGGGATAGAGATATAAAGATTGTCAGGGTTAAAGATGGTTACGGGAGTTATCTAGTCAAGGATCGCCTGTTTACGGCTGAGGACGTCTGTAACTTTGTGGCTGTGGGCGCGGTTATATTGGGAGGGTTATGGCTCTTTAAATAAAAAACTCCATAAAGGAGCAAGTAGACGCGTGGGAGGTGTAAACCTTCCTTTTATGATATAAAAAAATTGAAAAATTTATTAAAAATTAGATAATATACCCAATCACGAAGATATGTTTTTCATATTTATATAGTATAATGTGATTTTTTATGGGAAGGAGTTGATTAATTAATATGTACCACCCTTGTGATGGGCTAGCTGAAATTCTAAAATGTCAGATAAACAGAGCAGTAGCTTTACTTCTTAACAGTGGGGATATTCAAAATCTCGTTGTTAAAAAAGTGGAAAATGGAGTAGTTGCTGGAAAAGATTTAAACAATCCCCAGGCTGTTTATTTCGTATCTATTGATAAAATCGAACGTATTATTACGTATCCAGATTAAGTTGAGCTATCAACCCACTCGCTTGAGTGGGTTTTGTCATACATTAAAGGAGATCTTAGCAGTATGGTCAGATTATTTCACTCTTAGTCTTTGCCCTGGATAGATAAAGTTCACCTCTTTAATTTGTGGGTTGAGCTTTTTAAGCTTGGACAAGTTAGTTTCATATTTTTTTGCGATCTCGCTCATCGTGTCACCGGATCTAACCTTGTGATACTCTTTAGCTTACCCTTTTAGCTTTAATCGTTGCCCTGGATAGATTAGATTAGGATTTTTGATGTTGTTGAGACTAGCGATATATTTAACGCTTAGATAATATTTATCAGTGATTTGACTTAATGTATCTCCTTTTTTGACCACATGCATATAGCCATCTGATTTAGGTTTTGCCTTTGCTTTTGGTTTAGATTTAACAGTCTTTTTAGTCTCGCCCGTGAAAAACTCTAGCTTTTAATTGCTCAAGATACGGTTTAGATCAAAATTACTTGCGTATCCATCTAAACGGCCTTTATCGGTGTACTCGTGAAGATCACAAGGGAAAGATGGTTTGCTGTTAGGTGTTCCATCATTCCTTCCATAGTGAGGAATCCAAACCGCGTCAACTTCATCTAGATTTAATCTTTTGTACCAGTGATGACATACGTAGATACCTACTTTTTTCGCTCCTAAACTACGAAGCTTTTTAACATACGCTGATACACCGGCTCTCATATCTTTCATAGATTCCTCTTCGACATCTAACCACCAGAAGGTAGAATTTAAAGATTTTGTACGGCTATAGAAGTCTGTAGCTTCAACCTCCATGTCATTTACATTCACTCCGCGTACCCATGCATAAGCAGCCGTTGGAACCCCACGTTTTTTAAACTCGTCATGGTGTTGTTTATAGTGTCTGTCAATGGTTAGTGATCCGTATTGAGTGCGGATAATCGCTAAGGATACTTGGCTAGCAAGCTTGGCATAATTGATCTTACTTGGTACTTGGTGATGTGTACGTCGATAATATATTTACTCATAATCTATCACTCTTATTATTTTTAATATGAAAAAAAGAGCCACAGTGTGACTCTATTGATCCTTGTATCCTTTTCCTAAGCTTGGGTTGTTGATAATACCCCCAGCTACTAAAACAGCTAGGATTGCATCTACATAAGCTTGATATTTGTCTGGAGCAAGTAGTCCAAGATCATTTACAAAAAGACCTCCAAGAGCTGCCACACTGACCCATAAACCATAGTTTTTAAAACGTTTTGGCAAGGATCTCACCTCCTCCCATGAGCAAACCTAATAGACTCAAAACAATAGCTCCTATTACGATTCGTAGGAGCCATGTGGTGTTGTTTTTTATACTTGCTAAGTCTGTCTTTATATCAGTGATGTTCGATTCTGCGACTGCAACACGAGTCTTTAAATCTGTAACATCGGATTCTAGTTGTCTTACTCTTTGCTCCATCTTTTCATCTCCTAAAATGCAAAATAAAAAAGCCTATTCGGCTCCTTCTAATCTAATACTTTCTGCGAGATCGTCGCGTTTTCTTTCACTTCCACGACTTGATATTGCACGTTGATTAAGTTTCCGTTTTCGTCCAATTCCTCGACGGTGAATGTGTCTACGACATGTTTTACCATGTGACCGCCTCCTCTCGGATTTTAATGGAAATATATCTACTCTTTGATTTATCTACGTTTGTTTGATTTATATACTTCAGCATAATAGGTATATTTTTATCGAATTCTGTGTTTAAAAAATGATTCTGTAACTCTAAAATTGTCCTACTATTCACTTCGCTTCCTATATCAACTCTATTACTAATAATTCTCAACGTGTTGCTTGACTTGACATTCGTAATTTTGTGGTGGTATTCATTTTTCCCGCTCGCTAAAACGATTTCGTGTGTTCCGCTTCCACCTAAGGGAAAATCTACGTAAATGAAAATCGATTCCACTTTAGCGATTGTTCCGTCTGTAGGCTTAATTTCTATGATTTCACTTCCCCCAGCAGGGACTGTTGTTGATGAATAAACTTCTATCATCGTCAACCTCGCCTTTCGCTCCTGCAAGCTGACATCTGTGATCGGTCCACTTTTCCCGTTGTCTCGAGCGATGGTAAACGTGTTAAAGGCTTTGTTTAAAAAGTTTAATCCCATTGAGTTGCCTCCTCTCGGACTAAAAGGACAATTTTCCTTTCATTGTTATGTGATGCATTTGTCGAATTCGTGTACCCTATTGATAATATTTTAGGTAGGTTCAGTTGGTTATAGCTGACCACACCGAATAAGTTGCAACTATAGCTAATAAAACCATGAAAATATCTTCTCGTATCGTTTTTTTATTTAATTCGTTCGCTCTTAATGTTGTAAAGATTCTTTTCAAGCGAAATACGCCAAATATAACAATAACAATCCAACTACCTAACCAGAATATATTAAATAGAACAGGGAGAAATTTTTTAATGATGCCAAGAATACCAATAAAAATAATTACAAAAATGATATGTTTAATCTTCTCCAAAACAAAAACTCCTTTCTCATCCATTATACGACATAAAAGAGAGAGGGTTTCATTCCTATATTCATCTTAAGTTTGTACCCTTCATTATGCTCCAAGAAATAACCCCTGTTATACCTGCGAAAAAAACATAAAAATAACAGCTATCAAAAAAGTTATAACCGTAGATTCCTGATTCATAAAAATATCCATTAAACCAAATGTCAAATACTATAAATATAAAAAAATACATGCCAAGACCTATAAATATCTTCTTTGAATACAATGCCGTTATGACACCCAGTAAAATAGATATGGGTATTATTAATAACTCCAAAATAAGTGGATGAAATACATCTGATATTCCCATTTATGCTTCTCCATTCTTCTCAGATAATTTGTCTTGTTCTACTTGTTTAGACAAAACTTCTTGGGAAAAGTTACAGAATAAATTCTAAAAGAGAAAAAACATCCTAATTAGGATGCTTTTATCGGATTACCTTCTTTATCTTTGAAACTACCAACAATGATCATAATAAAATCAATCAATACCCATATCCCAAATCCACCACCTGTAATAAGCATTAGAATTCCTGTACCGATCTTTCCGACATAGAAACGGTGTACACCTAGGACACCTAAGAAGAAACATAATAATAACGTTGCTACCCAATTTTTCTCTGACATTTAGCATCTCTCCTGTTTAAATAAAATAATTGCAAAAGAATTTCATATTAAATTATACGACATAAAGGAGATAAAGTTTCAAATACATAATATTTAGTTTTTTTAAAAATAATAATATTAAGAGCCACCACACATCCACGTTCAAAAATTGTTTTGTACAATTCGACCTAGTAGGTGGCTCGCACAAAAAAGCACCCTGCTGGATGCTCTTATTTAAACTTAACTTTATCAGATGGCATATTCCGTTTCACAATACCCTTAAATAAATTAATTTCTTCTTCTAATTTGAAAAATCGTCTTGGTAATATCATTGCCTGGTTTTGAGAGATATATAGTAATAATAAATCTTTAGTGGCTCTTCGCCATTTAGAATGATTATTTAGAAAATAAAAAACTTCTTTTCTAAAAGACTTAAAAGCGGACAAGAGAATAAGTTCAATTGCTCGCTCAGTATTTTCCACCTGTTACAGGGTTAAAAAACGGATCCCTGGTTACACTATTTACTGGACAAGGGAATGAGTTCAGTTGTGAAGCGAGGTATGGCTCCAAACTGTTACTTGTTCTTTTTTATTTATTTAATTTGAAGTCCAGTTTTCCATGGAGTAAAAAGACCATGGCCACCATATTTTTATGCGAACGATAGCCTCGTGCTTTTCTTTTGGCAGCCTGAAAGACACTATTAATTCCTTCTAATAAGCCATTGTTTAGCTTGGATGAGAACCACCTGATAATTCCGTCATAGTGGTCTTTAATGGTCTTTGAAACATCTACCATGGGCTTCAGTCTGCAACGAAGTCCCCACTCAATCCAGTCGTTTAATACCATAGGGGCAATTTCACGAGGGTATTGAAAGATTTCTTGAAAGCTTATTCGCATACGATAGGCTTTCGCTGTATCTAAGTTACAATCTTTTAAACGATCAAGGGTTTCTCTTTGAGAGCTTGTTAAGTTTTTCTCATTTTTTAACCAGACATATCGTGTGTTTTTTAAGTCTTTACACGTTTTTTGTTCCTTACGACGCACATCGTCTACTGCTTCATTTACGGCTTTGACGACATGAAACTTATCAAATGTGATGGATGCTTTGGGGAAGTTTTCTTTCGCTCCCTTAATAAAAGCAGGGGACATATCCATACATACTTCTGTTATTTTCTCTGCCTGTCCTCCGCGAGATTCTAAATGTTTCTTACACTCTTCCCATGTACTAGAGTCCTTTCCCTTTGTGACGTGGATGACATTCTTTTTTTGGGGATCCATAAAAATCGTGATATAGTTATGCCCTCTCTTTGAAGAGGTTTCATCTGTACTAATCATCGTCACTTCTGATAAGTCTTGAGACTCAATCGCGTTGTCCACATAATAGTGAAGAATTCTCCACAACTGGGTATCGTGTTCACCAACTAAACGGCTGATCGCACTCATAGGCATATCTTTTGCCAGGGTCATAATCCATGCGTCGAAAAGGATCGTGAAATTGGATCGACTCTTAATCGCCCAAGGGATTTTCACACGATGAACCTTTTGGCAGTTCTGACAATCCGTCCTAGGTAATTCTGCATGGATATAACAGGGATATTCGAGGAAATTTAAATGCCTCCACGTTCGGTTGTAGTCAGCTATGTCATATACGGATTGGCTTTCTGCTCCACAATTCGCACAGGAAAACCGTGCACCTTTACGAATATCTACATAGACATCTAATTGTTGATGTTCATTGCTAAATATACAACTTTCTATATACCATGGCTCCGAAATATGAAAGACCTCTTCTATACCCTTCACTTCTATTAACATCTTGATCACCTGTATTCTATTGTTTTAGAATCCAGTATCGTCACTATTGCACCATCTTAAACAGCGAAGAAGCTCTTTAGTTCCAACTGCTTTGTAAATTCTATCCCATTCATGGTAACTATGAGATTGATTTAGTATTTGTTGTGTTCCATTATCATTAATAATCATTAGCTTTGAATTAACTATTTTTCAAAATGTCAATACCTTTATTGAAAGAAAAAACTTGAATATTATTGAAATTATGGAAAATACAAGTCTTTTTAGGTATAAAAAGATCCTTTATAATTTGGAGAACAAGTAGCACATGTCCAAATCCAAACTATAAAGGAAACAAGCATGGATAATTGTAGCACACATCCTACTTTAAATAAACTACTAGAATTTTTAGATGAAGATACGTTTAAAAAAATAACCAACGTTCACAATTTAGATAAGTACATAAAGAAACTGACGACCTACTGTTTATTTCAGATTTCCATTGTTGCTCATATTCGAGAGATTGAAAGTTTAACCCATGTTTCTCTTTATTTAGAAGATGAGAAACAACTGCAGGAAATGATCAAACTTGATTCCATTAGTACTTCTCAATTATCCAGAAGGCTTAAAGCCATTCCTTCTTCTGTTTTTGAAAAGGTTTTTCGCCACCCTTTTGATGAAAATTCACTATCGATTAAAAAACAAGCCTATTATTCGAGAGATCAGTCGTTTACATGTGATCGATTCTTCTACGATGACCATGTCTTTATCTCAGTATCCATGGGCCACGTTTCGAAAAACAAAAGCCGGTATTAAGCTGCATCTTAAAGTCGTTGTGACAAAAGAAATGACCATTCCAGATGAGGTCGTGTTATCTCCTGCGAACCATTCTGATCTTTCTAAGATGGATTCGTTAGTGGAATTAGACCCTGATTGCCTTTATCTTTTTGATCGTGGGTATATGGATTATAAACAGCTTGATCACTATTGTTTTAAAGACATTCGATTTATTACAAGGTTAAAGAAGAACGCCAAAATCGAGTATTTAAATGAACAAGTCCCGGATCCCGAAAATCTCATTTTTCAAGACGCTGAAGTGTATCTTGGGGGTGAACAAACAGGGACAAAGATGATGCACACGGTTCGTTTAATCAAAACAAAGGATCGTGAAGGTAATGAAGTTATTCTCATTACAAGTTGTTTTGACTTAACCGCAAAAGAAATTGGTGATCTATATCGATATCGTTGGAAGATCGAAACCTTTTTTAAATGGATGAAGCAGCATCTTAACATCACCTCTTTTTATGGAAAGAGTCCAAACGCGGTTTATAATCAAATTTGGATCGCTCTTATTACGTATAGCCTAGAGGTATTACTGAAGCTGTCCTTAAATGATGATGGTTCCCTACTAACCTTTAAGAGAAGACTGGAAACCTTGTTATATCAGCCGTTTCATATATTTGTTAAAGCGTTGTTCAAAGAAAAGACCCGAACCTCCAAAGGGCGAAGGAAGCAAAATTGGGAAGTAGAATACAGGATGCTCGAGCAGCAAGTACTTAGAGGGGAGGTGGACTTTTTAGACAAACCAACAGGCGAACCTCTTTTTGTACACTTTTCATAATAAAAGTATAATTCTTTAAAAATATGGATAAAGGCTGCTTGATACAGAGGTTCTCTCTTTTTTAATTTTAAAAAGACGGAAAATTCAGTTATTAGAAGTGTTTTCCAATCGAAGGCTGCTTGATTTTTATTGTGAAGTTTTATGCAACGTTAATGAATCAATACAAATAACGCCCATCAAGGCGTCCATTACATTTTGCTAATCTTATTATACAGTAAGGCGTTTCAATTTGTAACCACTTGGTTTTATTTTGCAAATCAGTTATAATGAACTCAGGACAAGCATAGAATAAAAAAGACCGCGGGTGCGCAAACACCCACGGTCGATATACAATAGACGCTCTAAGGGCGATAGTTCTGAATTATGTTCAGAAAAATAACCACCACTTAAAGTTTGGATGCTTGAGGGTGGTTATTTTTTATGGTTAAAAGACAATATTGCCACAATGAGCGATCCAAAAGCGATCATAGCCATCAATGTTTCAAATACTGTCATACGTCCACCCCCTTTCGATAGGGGAATGAACTACCACCCTCAAAGCCGATCTATTGTTCAAGAAGAATTATAACATAATTTGGACAAAGAAATTTAATTTGTAAAATAGAATTGGTAAAGTTATGATAAATAAAAATAGGCTGTCCCTCCACCGCCAAGTTTGAGGACAACCCATTCAATCATTACTTTGAGTTTATAGTAAACAAACCCCTTCTGCAAGTGTTTAGAAGTTGGTGAATGTGAGTGGACAGCCTTATATTGAGTTTGAGATGATTCAATTGGCTACATTCAGAAAATCAAAAAGCGGAAAATGGCAAGCGAGAGTATCAAAAGAAGGAAGAGAGTTTAGTATTGGTACGTTTAGAACGAAAAAAGAAGCCGAGATTGAATCTTCAAAAGTAGAAGAAAGAATTTATTACGGACAAACTTTAAATGACAGAAATATGCTGTTTGAAGATGTGGCAAACGAATGGTTATTCAAACACAAAAAATCAAACGTAAAAGATTCTACGTTCGTACAACTAGAAATGACTGTAAGAGTTCATATCTTACCTCGGTTCGGATCTCATAGAATTATGTTAATCAGGAGAGCAGACATAAAAAAGTGGACGCAAGAATATACGAACATGGTTGATGAAGTTGGAAATGAAAAGTATTCATTTGGTACTAGATTGAGACATTTATCGGTATTAAAGAGCATTTTCCACTATGCCGTACATGAATTAGAGGTATTAGAAAAAAAACCTTGTGATCGTTTAAGAGTCCCAGTTAAAGACTCTGTTGGAATTAACACAGAAACAAAGTACTATATTCTTGACGAACTAAACGCATTGTTAAACTATATGAAAGAATACAAACACCAAAGATATTCAGGCTATCAGATTTACTATATGTTGATGTATTTTCTAAGTCAAACTGGAGTGAGAATTAGTGAAGCCTTAGCTTTAAGGTGGAGTGACATTAATGGGAACAAACTGACTGTAGAACGGCAAACAAGTAGGGATGACCATAATAATGTGAAAATCACCACACTCAAGAACTCATCCTCATATAGAACAATAGGACTAAATGATGAACTTTTACATGAACTCAAAAAATTTAAACTCAAGCAAAACGAAATGATATTAGGGACAGATCACTTCTACAAAAATAGCGACGGTATCATTTTTCAAAACTATTTAGGGAACTACCTAACACCTTCAACTGTTCGAGACTCCATTCGAGATTATTGCAAAAAAGCTGAAATCGATTATAAAGGTACCCATGGATTTAGACATACACATGCAGTTTTACTTCTTGAATCAGGAGCAAGCATTAAGTTTGTTTCCAAAAGATTAGGACACAAAACCATCAAAACCACTGCGGACACTTACCTGGATATTACCGGAAAAATAGAAGAAGACGAACTTAAAAAGTTCGCCTCCTACACTCATAATTAAATCTGAATCGGCACAAAATCGGCACGTTTTAGTTTTCATTGAGAAATGGTGTTAACAAAACATTGATATATCAATGTTTAAAGCACCTTATCCAATACTACCTTCCATTTCGAATTTAATAAGACGGTTCATTTCTACCGCATATTCCATTGGAAGCTCTTTTGTAAATGGCTCGATGAAGCCCATTACAATCATTTCTGTTGCTTCTTCCTCTGAAATTCCTCTACTCATCAAGTAGAAAAGTTGTTCTTCGGATACTTTTGAAACTTTCGCCTCGTGCTCTAACGAAATGTTATCGTTAAAGATTTCATTGTAAGGAATTGTATCTGACGTTGATTCGTTATCCATAATGAGTGTATCACACTCAATGTTTGATCTTGCTCCTTCTGCGCGGCGGCCGAAGTGAACGATTCCACGGTATGTTACTTTTCCGCCTTGTTTGGAAATGGATTTTGAAACAATCGTAGACGAAGTATTCGGAGCTAAATGAATCATTTTTGCTCCTGCATCTTGGTGCTGACCTTTACCTGCTAAAGCAATCGAAAGGGTCATTCCACGTGCACCTTCACCTTTTAAAATGACAGCCGGATATTTCATCGTTAGTTTAGATCCAATATTTCCGTCAATCCATTCCATCGTTCCATTTTGTTCGCAAACTGCACGCTTCGTTACAAGGTTAAAGACGTTGTTTGCCCAGTTTTGGATCGTTGTATAACGGCAATAGGCATCTTTTTTGACGATAATTTCTACTACCGCGCTGTGCAATGAGTTTGTCGTATAAACAGGAGCCGTACAACCTTCAACGTAGTGAACGTGAGCTCCTTCGTCAACGATGATAAGGGTACGCTCAAACTGTCCCATATTCTCTGAATTAATACGGAAATAAGCTTGTAATGGCGTTTCAACCTTTACTCCTTTTGGAACATAAATGAATGATCCACCAGACCAAACAGCAGAGTTTAAAGCCGCAAACTTATTATCTGTAGGAGGAATGACAGTCGCCCAATGCTCTTTGAAGATTTCTTCATCTTCACGTAAGGCACTATCGGTATCCTTAAAAATAATTCCTTGTGATTCTAAATCTTCTTGCATATTATGATAGACAACTTCGGATTCATATTGAGCAGAAACACCTGCTAAATATTTTTGTTCAGCTTCAGGAATTCCTAACTTATCAAACGTTTGTTTTATCTCTTCAGGAACTTCATCCCATGATTTTTCTGACTTCTCCGAAGGTTTGACATAATAGGTGATTTCATCGAAGTTAAGTGCAGCTAAATCGCCACCCCATTGTGGCATCGGCATATTATAAAAATGCTCAAGAGATTTTAAACGGAAGTCTAGCATCCATTGTGGTTCTTCTTTCATTTTAGATATTTCTTCAACAATTTCCTTTGTTAATCCACGCTCTGAACGGAAAATCGAAACATCACGATCATGGAACCCATACTTATAATCACCAATTTCCGGCATTTGTTTAGCCATTATCCCTATCACTCCTTACTTGTTTTAGTCTTCCTTAAAAGCCT
This portion of the Bacillus carboniphilus genome encodes:
- a CDS encoding tyrosine-type recombinase/integrase, whose amino-acid sequence is MSGQPYIEFEMIQLATFRKSKSGKWQARVSKEGREFSIGTFRTKKEAEIESSKVEERIYYGQTLNDRNMLFEDVANEWLFKHKKSNVKDSTFVQLEMTVRVHILPRFGSHRIMLIRRADIKKWTQEYTNMVDEVGNEKYSFGTRLRHLSVLKSIFHYAVHELEVLEKKPCDRLRVPVKDSVGINTETKYYILDELNALLNYMKEYKHQRYSGYQIYYMLMYFLSQTGVRISEALALRWSDINGNKLTVERQTSRDDHNNVKITTLKNSSSYRTIGLNDELLHELKKFKLKQNEMILGTDHFYKNSDGIIFQNYLGNYLTPSTVRDSIRDYCKKAEIDYKGTHGFRHTHAVLLLESGASIKFVSKRLGHKTIKTTADTYLDITGKIEEDELKKFASYTHN
- the sufB gene encoding Fe-S cluster assembly protein SufB, whose product is MAKQMPEIGDYKYGFHDRDVSIFRSERGLTKEIVEEISKMKEEPQWMLDFRLKSLEHFYNMPMPQWGGDLAALNFDEITYYVKPSEKSEKSWDEVPEEIKQTFDKLGIPEAEQKYLAGVSAQYESEVVYHNMQEDLESQGIIFKDTDSALREDEEIFKEHWATVIPPTDNKFAALNSAVWSGGSFIYVPKGVKVETPLQAYFRINSENMGQFERTLIIVDEGAHVHYVEGCTAPVYTTNSLHSAVVEIIVKKDAYCRYTTIQNWANNVFNLVTKRAVCEQNGTMEWIDGNIGSKLTMKYPAVILKGEGARGMTLSIALAGKGQHQDAGAKMIHLAPNTSSTIVSKSISKQGGKVTYRGIVHFGRRAEGARSNIECDTLIMDNESTSDTIPYNEIFNDNISLEHEAKVSKVSEEQLFYLMSRGISEEEATEMIVMGFIEPFTKELPMEYAVEMNRLIKFEMEGSIG